A single window of Verrucomicrobiales bacterium DNA harbors:
- a CDS encoding HPP family protein → LAASVAVGLSIGAMHQLKCIHPPGGATAFTAVMGGSAIRQLGFHFVIFPVLANAVFMVAIAVLINGSFKWRRYPAILSYPASLLPSPSAKDATTPTHEEILAAVKSLDSFVDISEEELIHLVEILKRHVGKVDSDGCG, encoded by the coding sequence CCTGGCGGCGTCGGTTGCCGTGGGCCTCTCGATCGGAGCGATGCATCAGCTAAAGTGCATCCATCCACCAGGAGGTGCCACGGCGTTTACTGCTGTCATGGGAGGGAGTGCGATCCGTCAACTTGGATTTCATTTTGTTATTTTCCCGGTGTTGGCCAATGCGGTGTTCATGGTCGCCATCGCCGTTCTCATTAACGGCTCATTCAAGTGGAGGCGGTATCCGGCGATTTTGAGCTACCCAGCTTCACTACTCCCTTCGCCGTCAGCTAAGGATGCGACCACGCCGACACATGAAGAAATCCTGGCAGCAGTCAAGTCACTGGACTCCTTTGTAGACATCAGCGAGGAGGAGCTGATTCATTTGGTGGAGATCCTCAAGCGGCACGTCGGGAAAGTGGACAGTGATGGTTGCGGCTGA